In one window of Kitasatospora sp. MMS16-BH015 DNA:
- a CDS encoding YeiH family protein, translated as MALTLRAAARPTATPTTPSGMRRDAPGLLLAACGVATAWGVHAVAPVVPRLTAAVLLGVAAAHLPLLRPVVKGIARPGLSMAGKRLMRAGVVLLGLKLSLHDVAGLGWATVAMVLSVVAATFFGTLWLGRRLGLPGDQPLLIATGYSICGASAIGAVSQAVGSEEEDIASSVALVTLCGTLAIAVLPLLQHPLGLDADAFGRWVGASVHDVGQVVATGQTAGPDALREAVLVKLMRVTLLAPLTAGVGLALARRREGSPATGTRPPLLPLFVVGFLAMIVLRTLVDLPAGLLSGAQNAQELLLAFALFGLGSAIHLPTMAKTGGRVALLGLASWVVVAGVSYGGVLLTA; from the coding sequence ATGGCACTGACCCTGCGGGCCGCCGCGCGTCCGACGGCCACCCCGACCACCCCGTCCGGCATGCGCCGGGACGCCCCCGGCCTGCTGCTCGCCGCCTGCGGGGTGGCCACCGCCTGGGGCGTGCACGCCGTGGCGCCCGTGGTGCCGCGGCTGACCGCCGCCGTGCTGCTCGGGGTGGCCGCCGCCCACCTGCCGCTGCTGCGGCCGGTGGTCAAGGGCATCGCCCGGCCCGGGCTCTCGATGGCGGGCAAGCGGCTGATGCGGGCGGGCGTGGTGCTGCTCGGCCTCAAGCTCAGCCTGCACGACGTGGCCGGGCTCGGCTGGGCCACCGTGGCCATGGTGCTGAGCGTGGTGGCCGCCACCTTCTTCGGCACCCTCTGGCTCGGCCGCAGGCTCGGCCTGCCCGGCGACCAGCCGCTGCTGATCGCCACCGGCTACTCGATCTGCGGAGCCTCCGCGATCGGCGCCGTCAGCCAGGCCGTCGGCAGCGAGGAGGAGGACATCGCCTCCTCCGTCGCCCTGGTCACCCTCTGCGGCACCCTGGCCATCGCCGTCCTCCCGCTGCTCCAGCACCCGCTCGGCCTGGACGCCGACGCCTTCGGCCGCTGGGTCGGCGCCTCGGTGCACGACGTGGGCCAGGTGGTCGCCACCGGCCAGACCGCCGGCCCGGACGCCCTGCGCGAGGCCGTGCTGGTCAAACTGATGCGCGTCACCCTGCTCGCCCCCCTCACTGCCGGCGTCGGCCTCGCCCTGGCCCGCCGCCGCGAGGGCAGCCCGGCCACCGGCACCCGGCCCCCGCTGCTGCCGCTCTTCGTGGTCGGCTTCCTCGCGATGATCGTGCTGCGCACCCTGGTCGACCTCCCGGCCGGCCTGCTCTCGGGCGCCCAGAACGCCCAGGAACTGCTGCTCGCCTTCGCCCTGTTCGGCCTCGGCAGCGCCATCCACCTGCCCACCATGGCCAAGACCGGCGGCCGGGTCGCCCTGCTGGGCCTGGCCTCCTGGGTGGTGGTGGCCGGGGTGAGCTACGGCGGAGTGCTGCTGACCGCTTAG
- a CDS encoding amino acid ABC transporter ATP-binding protein, protein MIELRGVNKHFGSLHVLQDVDLTVGRGEVVVVIGPSGSGKSTLCRAINRLEQIESGTITIDGVPLPEEGKGLARLRAEVGMVFQSFNLFAHKTVLQNVVLAQVKVRGRAKPEAERTARELLERVGLAEQADKFPAQLSGGQQQRVAIARALAMSPKALLFDEPTSALDPEMINEVLDVMRSLAHEGMTMVVVTHEMGFARSAANRVVFMADGRILEDRTPEEFFSAPETDRARDFLSKILKH, encoded by the coding sequence CTGATCGAGCTGCGGGGGGTGAACAAGCACTTCGGCAGCCTGCACGTGCTGCAGGACGTGGACCTCACCGTCGGCCGGGGCGAGGTGGTGGTGGTGATCGGCCCCTCCGGCTCGGGCAAGTCCACGCTCTGCCGGGCGATCAACCGGCTGGAGCAGATCGAGAGCGGCACCATCACCATCGACGGGGTGCCGCTGCCCGAGGAGGGCAAGGGCCTGGCCAGACTGCGGGCCGAGGTCGGGATGGTCTTCCAGTCCTTCAACCTGTTCGCGCACAAGACCGTGCTGCAGAACGTGGTGCTCGCCCAGGTGAAGGTGCGCGGCCGGGCCAAGCCCGAGGCCGAGCGCACCGCCCGGGAGCTGCTGGAGCGGGTCGGGCTGGCCGAGCAGGCGGACAAGTTCCCCGCGCAGCTCTCCGGCGGCCAGCAGCAGCGGGTGGCGATCGCCCGGGCGCTGGCGATGAGCCCCAAGGCGCTGCTCTTCGACGAGCCCACCTCGGCCCTCGACCCCGAGATGATCAACGAGGTGCTGGACGTGATGCGCTCGCTCGCGCACGAGGGCATGACCATGGTGGTGGTCACCCACGAGATGGGCTTCGCCCGCTCGGCGGCGAACCGGGTGGTCTTCATGGCCGACGGCCGGATCCTGGAGGACCGCACCCCCGAGGAGTTCTTCAGCGCCCCGGAGACGGACCGCGCCCGGGACTTCCTCTCCAAGATCCTCAAGCACTGA
- a CDS encoding LapA family protein, with the protein MTKTSDGSSSTGSRGGGQIAGIPNRVIAIGAIVILAIWFLFANLDKVKIQFWVFTVSSPLWIALLATLLAGFALGWLVKGRRG; encoded by the coding sequence GTGACCAAGACTTCAGACGGCTCGTCATCCACCGGATCGCGCGGGGGCGGCCAGATCGCGGGCATCCCCAACCGGGTGATCGCGATCGGTGCCATCGTCATCCTGGCGATCTGGTTCCTGTTCGCGAACCTGGACAAGGTGAAGATCCAGTTCTGGGTGTTCACCGTCTCCTCGCCCCTCTGGATCGCCCTGCTCGCCACCCTGCTGGCCGGGTTCGCGCTCGGCTGGCTGGTCAAGGGCCGCCGGGGTTGA
- a CDS encoding cysteine dioxygenase family protein: MTESATIGVSHRTDRMLSLLDDLRAVVGRGLAPELTAYLAGEALVPFLGRADLLTAEQQLGHPDRYRQHLVHAEADGSFSLVALVWLPGQGTSIHDHLAWCTTGVHRGQETEQRYRLVSDGRTAHLAATERVVSGVGEVCGFAPPGDIHRVTNSGTETAISLHVYGADIARIGSSVRRVYRLPSEEC, encoded by the coding sequence ATGACGGAATCCGCCACCATCGGTGTCAGTCACCGCACCGACCGCATGCTCAGCCTGCTGGACGACCTGCGCGCCGTCGTCGGCCGGGGCCTCGCGCCCGAGCTGACGGCCTACCTGGCGGGTGAGGCGCTCGTCCCGTTCCTGGGCCGCGCCGATCTCCTCACCGCCGAGCAGCAGCTCGGCCACCCCGACCGCTACCGCCAGCACCTGGTGCACGCCGAGGCCGACGGCAGCTTCTCGCTGGTCGCCCTGGTCTGGCTGCCCGGCCAGGGCACCTCGATCCACGACCACCTGGCCTGGTGCACCACCGGCGTCCACCGCGGCCAGGAGACCGAACAGCGCTACCGCCTGGTCTCCGACGGCCGCACTGCCCACCTGGCCGCCACCGAGCGGGTGGTCAGCGGGGTCGGCGAGGTCTGCGGCTTCGCCCCGCCCGGCGACATCCACCGGGTCACCAACTCGGGCACCGAGACCGCCATCTCGCTGCACGTCTACGGCGCCGACATCGCCCGGATCGGCAGCAGCGTCCGCCGGGTCTACCGCCTGCCCTCCGAGGAGTGCTGA
- a CDS encoding LysR family transcriptional regulator: MFDSRHIKTFHEVVSSGSYSAAARALGYTQPAVTQQMKALERSAGVPLFTRAGRGLRLTEAGEALARHAETILGSLTAAQQQLGALARLRAGRVRICAFPSANATLIPEATARLLADHPGVRVELLEAEPPESVHRLLRGECDIALAFTYPGSPGVVSSGAENGPEELVEIPLLEDQLTVLLPVGHPFARRHAVRLCDLTEERWIAGCPRCRANLLQICAEDGFAPDVVFTTDDNLAVQSLVAAGVGVALMPSLVLSFLSHRKVTGRLVEPHVRRRVCAYVLREHLRVPATALVLDELRAVAAARQGC; encoded by the coding sequence GTGTTCGACTCACGGCACATCAAGACCTTCCACGAGGTGGTCAGCTCGGGTTCGTACTCGGCGGCCGCCCGGGCGCTGGGCTACACCCAGCCCGCCGTCACCCAGCAGATGAAGGCGCTGGAGCGCTCCGCCGGAGTGCCGCTCTTCACCCGGGCCGGCCGGGGCCTGCGGCTCACCGAGGCCGGCGAGGCGCTGGCCCGGCACGCCGAGACCATCCTCGGCAGTCTCACCGCCGCCCAGCAGCAGCTCGGCGCGCTGGCCCGGCTGCGGGCCGGCCGGGTGCGGATCTGCGCCTTTCCCAGCGCCAACGCCACCCTGATCCCCGAGGCCACCGCCCGGCTGCTGGCCGACCACCCCGGGGTGCGGGTCGAGCTGCTCGAGGCCGAGCCGCCCGAGTCGGTGCACCGGCTGCTGCGCGGGGAGTGCGACATCGCGCTGGCCTTCACCTACCCCGGCTCACCAGGGGTGGTGAGCTCCGGCGCCGAGAACGGCCCGGAGGAGCTGGTGGAGATCCCGCTCCTGGAGGACCAGCTCACGGTGCTGCTCCCGGTCGGCCACCCCTTCGCCCGGCGGCACGCCGTGCGGCTCTGCGACCTCACCGAGGAGCGCTGGATCGCCGGCTGCCCGCGCTGCCGGGCCAACCTGCTGCAGATCTGCGCCGAGGACGGCTTCGCCCCCGACGTGGTCTTCACCACCGACGACAACCTGGCCGTGCAGAGCCTGGTGGCGGCCGGGGTCGGGGTCGCGCTGATGCCCTCACTGGTGCTCTCCTTCCTGAGCCACCGGAAGGTGACCGGCCGTCTGGTGGAACCGCACGTGCGGCGGCGGGTCTGCGCGTACGTGCTGCGCGAGCACCTGCGGGTGCCGGCCACGGCGCTGGTGCTCGACGAGCTGCGGGCGGTGGCGGCGGCCCGGCAGGGGTGCTGA
- a CDS encoding amino acid ABC transporter permease gives MKVLTDNFSTYWHGFLGTLELTGVSALLALVLGVLMAACRVSPVGPLRTLGAAWVTVLRNTPLTLLFFIVVLGLPRFGVSLPFFTFAVLALGCYTSAFVCEALRSGINTVPTGQGEAARSLGMTFGQTLGLVVLPQAFRSVIAPVGSVMIALAKNTAIAGSFSVVELLGTYRTLNELGYSIIWTFVWIAVGYLVITLAISAVFNLMERKWAVAR, from the coding sequence TTGAAAGTCCTGACCGACAACTTCTCCACCTACTGGCACGGCTTCCTGGGCACCCTGGAGCTGACCGGGGTGAGCGCCCTGCTCGCCCTGGTGCTCGGGGTGCTGATGGCCGCCTGCCGGGTCTCGCCCGTCGGGCCGCTGCGCACGCTGGGCGCGGCCTGGGTCACGGTGCTGCGCAACACCCCGCTGACGCTGCTCTTCTTCATCGTGGTGCTGGGCCTGCCCCGGTTCGGGGTCTCGCTGCCGTTCTTCACCTTCGCGGTGCTGGCGCTGGGCTGCTACACCTCGGCCTTCGTCTGCGAGGCGCTGCGCTCGGGCATCAACACGGTGCCCACCGGTCAGGGCGAGGCGGCCCGCAGCCTCGGGATGACCTTCGGCCAGACCCTCGGCCTGGTGGTGCTCCCGCAGGCCTTCCGCTCGGTGATCGCCCCCGTGGGCAGCGTGATGATCGCGCTGGCGAAGAACACGGCGATCGCCGGCTCGTTCAGCGTGGTCGAGCTGCTCGGCACCTACCGGACCCTCAACGAGCTGGGCTACAGCATCATCTGGACCTTCGTCTGGATCGCCGTCGGCTACCTGGTCATCACCCTGGCGATCAGCGCCGTCTTCAACCTGATGGAGCGCAAGTGGGCGGTGGCCCGGTGA
- a CDS encoding glutamate ABC transporter substrate-binding protein — protein sequence MTRKTVGAALLALLLLAGCGKPGTPPPKGPQPSSLPSYQVRSTDAVQGSPTLDSARSRGHLVVGAKEDQPYLGQKNPATGEYSGFDIEIARMVAADLGFGPGQVQFRTIASANRETALQNGQVDYYVGTYTINDNRKKLVGFAGPYFVAGQALLVRKHEDSIRGPQDLAGKKVCSAAGSTPYQRIQQQYPKAHLVGYDTYSACVDNLITGQVDAVTTDNAILQGYAAKVPDELKIAGQPFSTEPYGIGTPKSDRALRLALDDALARHEANGDWKAAYQATLGLSGVPAPVPPPIDRY from the coding sequence GTGACCCGCAAGACCGTCGGCGCGGCTCTCCTCGCGCTGCTCCTGCTGGCCGGCTGCGGCAAGCCCGGTACGCCGCCGCCCAAGGGCCCGCAGCCCAGCTCCCTGCCCAGCTACCAGGTGCGCAGCACCGACGCGGTGCAGGGCTCGCCCACCCTGGACTCGGCCCGCAGCCGGGGCCACCTGGTGGTCGGCGCCAAGGAGGACCAGCCCTACCTGGGCCAGAAGAACCCGGCCACCGGCGAGTACTCGGGCTTCGACATCGAGATCGCCAGGATGGTCGCCGCCGACCTGGGCTTCGGCCCCGGCCAGGTGCAGTTCCGCACGATCGCCTCCGCCAACCGGGAGACGGCCCTGCAGAACGGCCAGGTGGACTACTACGTGGGCACGTACACCATCAACGACAACCGGAAGAAGCTGGTCGGCTTCGCCGGACCGTACTTCGTCGCCGGGCAGGCGCTGCTGGTGCGCAAGCACGAGGACTCGATCCGCGGCCCGCAGGACCTGGCCGGCAAGAAGGTCTGCTCGGCGGCCGGCTCGACCCCGTACCAGCGGATCCAGCAGCAGTACCCCAAGGCCCACCTGGTCGGCTACGACACGTACTCGGCCTGCGTGGACAACCTGATCACCGGTCAGGTGGACGCGGTGACCACTGACAACGCGATCCTGCAGGGCTACGCGGCCAAGGTGCCCGACGAGTTGAAGATCGCCGGGCAGCCGTTCTCCACCGAGCCGTACGGCATCGGCACCCCGAAGTCGGACCGGGCGCTGCGGCTCGCGCTGGACGACGCGCTGGCCCGGCACGAGGCGAACGGGGACTGGAAGGCCGCCTACCAGGCGACGCTCGGGCTCTCCGGGGTGCCGGCGCCCGTGCCGCCGCCGATCGACCGGTACTGA
- a CDS encoding amino acid ABC transporter permease — protein MTRTASASALYDVPGPKAAARHRLYGGLALLGLAALLGWVVWELFDTHQFTYQKWMPFEYQGIQRLLLHGLGNTLKAFGLTVLFALPFGALFAAGRLSDHRVVRWASTLVVEFFRAMPLLVMIFFIFVAMKVQPLWALVAGLTLYNGSVLAEVFRAGVLAVPRGQREAAFALGLRKTQVMAYVLVPQANRAMLPSIISQLVVALKDTSLGFLITYEEFLHAGKLIATNLDYDLPFIPVVLVIAPVYIGLCLLLSWLARWVERRGRRSPRVKGGAPMAKAGVALGLPPEARQ, from the coding sequence GTGACCCGCACGGCGAGTGCGTCCGCGCTGTACGACGTCCCCGGCCCGAAGGCGGCCGCCCGGCACCGGCTGTACGGGGGGCTCGCCCTGCTCGGGCTGGCCGCCCTGCTCGGCTGGGTGGTCTGGGAGCTCTTCGACACCCACCAGTTCACCTACCAGAAGTGGATGCCCTTCGAGTACCAGGGCATCCAGCGGCTGCTGCTGCACGGCCTGGGCAACACCCTCAAGGCCTTCGGCCTCACCGTGCTCTTCGCGCTGCCCTTCGGCGCGCTGTTCGCCGCCGGCCGGCTCTCCGACCACCGGGTGGTGCGCTGGGCCTCGACGCTGGTGGTCGAGTTCTTCCGGGCGATGCCGCTGCTGGTGATGATCTTCTTCATCTTCGTCGCGATGAAGGTGCAGCCGCTCTGGGCGCTGGTCGCCGGGCTCACCCTCTACAACGGCTCGGTGCTGGCCGAGGTCTTCCGGGCCGGGGTGCTCGCGGTGCCGCGCGGGCAGCGGGAGGCCGCGTTCGCGCTCGGCCTGCGCAAGACCCAGGTGATGGCGTACGTGCTGGTGCCGCAGGCCAACCGGGCGATGCTGCCCAGCATCATCAGCCAGCTGGTGGTGGCGCTCAAGGACACCTCGCTGGGCTTCTTGATCACCTACGAGGAGTTCCTGCACGCGGGCAAGCTGATCGCCACCAACCTGGACTACGACCTGCCGTTCATCCCGGTGGTGCTGGTGATCGCGCCGGTCTACATCGGGCTCTGCCTGCTGCTCTCCTGGCTGGCCCGCTGGGTCGAGCGACGCGGGCGGCGCAGCCCCCGGGTCAAGGGCGGGGCGCCGATGGCCAAGGCCGGGGTGGCGCTGGGGCTGCCGCCGGAGGCGCGGCAGTGA
- a CDS encoding spermidine synthase: protein MTDPFSDLTTVLDRDALGAPEVVDRREGPYGEVVLRERGGQYEIIANGCFLMDTADGRSERVLIQAALDALGGEGRSVLIGGLGVGFSLAYAAAEPRWGRIAVAEREGAIIEWHRSGPLAAFSEHALDDPRVSVLHGDLVAYLADTEDRYDALCLDIDNGPDWTVTDSNAGLYGPDGLANAQKCLNPGGALAVWSAQPSPAFEQALRAAGFTEVHTVEIPVPRGVPDVVHLARRAA, encoded by the coding sequence ATGACCGACCCGTTCAGTGACCTCACCACCGTCCTCGACCGGGACGCGCTCGGGGCGCCGGAGGTGGTGGACCGGCGGGAGGGGCCGTACGGGGAGGTGGTGCTGCGGGAGCGCGGCGGGCAGTACGAGATCATCGCCAACGGCTGCTTCCTGATGGACACCGCCGACGGGCGCTCGGAGCGGGTGCTGATCCAGGCGGCGTTGGACGCCCTGGGCGGCGAGGGCCGGTCGGTGCTGATCGGCGGGCTCGGGGTAGGGTTCTCGCTCGCGTACGCGGCGGCCGAGCCGCGCTGGGGGCGGATCGCGGTGGCCGAGCGGGAGGGGGCCATCATCGAGTGGCACCGCAGCGGCCCGCTGGCCGCCTTCTCCGAGCATGCCCTGGACGACCCCCGGGTGAGCGTGCTGCACGGTGACCTGGTCGCGTACCTGGCCGACACCGAGGACCGTTACGACGCGCTCTGCCTCGACATCGACAACGGCCCGGACTGGACGGTCACCGACTCCAACGCCGGCCTGTACGGCCCGGACGGGCTGGCGAACGCGCAGAAGTGCCTCAACCCCGGTGGGGCGCTGGCGGTCTGGAGCGCGCAGCCCTCCCCGGCCTTCGAGCAGGCGCTGCGCGCTGCGGGCTTCACCGAGGTGCACACCGTGGAGATCCCGGTGCCGCGCGGCGTGCCCGATGTGGTCCACCTGGCCCGCCGCGCTGCCTGA